From a single Proteiniborus sp. DW1 genomic region:
- a CDS encoding 4Fe-4S cluster-binding domain-containing protein — MIKNNYTFGKQVGSWHADRAQTVTFVVTDDCNLRCKYCYITHKKSDNIMSFDTAKDFIDLLLTTDDMRYSEAVILEFIGGEPLIEAKLIDRIADYFKMRAFELDHDWYWNYRISICTNICTWRKRTNPKK; from the coding sequence ATGATCAAAAACAACTATACCTTTGGAAAGCAAGTTGGCAGTTGGCATGCAGACAGAGCCCAGACAGTTACTTTTGTAGTAACAGATGACTGTAACTTAAGATGTAAGTACTGTTACATAACTCATAAGAAGTCTGACAACATCATGAGCTTTGATACAGCTAAAGATTTTATAGATCTTTTACTTACAACTGATGATATGAGATACTCAGAAGCTGTTATATTAGAATTCATAGGTGGAGAACCATTGATAGAAGCTAAGCTTATAGATAGAATAGCGGATTATTTTAAGATGAGGGCATTTGAACTAGATCACGATTGGTACTGGAACTATAGAATAAGTATATGTACCAATATTTGTACATGGAGAAAACGGACAAACCCTAAAAAATAG